One region of Skermanella mucosa genomic DNA includes:
- a CDS encoding RNA polymerase sigma factor region1.1 domain-containing protein, with product MATVDHRFPVLRLLDIGKRQGNVTIEEFDRLLPIGSVHTSDADEVLDALRSRGISIVLARSPAANGDFNLLNDEQIIYPR from the coding sequence GTGGCTACCGTCGATCATAGATTTCCTGTCCTGAGGCTGCTGGATATCGGCAAGCGGCAGGGAAACGTGACGATCGAAGAATTCGACAGATTGCTCCCGATCGGCAGCGTCCACACCAGCGATGCCGACGAGGTGCTCGACGCGCTTCGCAGCCGCGGTATCAGCATCGTCCTGGCACGGTCACCGGCGGCCAACGGGGACTTCAACCTGCTGAACGACGAGCAGATCATCTACCCGCGCTGA
- a CDS encoding GntP family permease: MAVLFAGDLPLLATYTQVFMTAAGRFVTTYFPLFLLGAVFGKLMDDSGSARAIAHWIVEKLGAERSILAVVLACGILTYGGVSLFVVAFAVYPIAVALFREAQIPKRLVPGAIALGSFTFTMTALPGTPAIQNLIPMPYFGTDAFAAPGLGLLAAAIMLVGGTAWLSWRHHRAHAAGEGYGTHPDDPRPEPRARSVGAMALDRDEVAAPGILIAVLPIVLVIALNYIFTNFLIPTWDTGYLADPKYGATTVAKVQGTWAIIIALIVSSVAVVALNWRILRDRVATSINEGSMGSLLPIFNTASEVGYGAVIASLAAFTILRDFVLNLSPDNPLISLAVAVNVLAGVTGSASGGMSIALETLGSTYAQLGQAAGISPELLHRITAISSGGFDALPHNGAVITLLAICKLTHRQSYVDIMMVAVVIPVTSLIVIIALGTMFGSF, translated from the coding sequence ATGGCTGTTCTTTTCGCCGGCGATCTACCGCTTCTGGCCACGTATACCCAGGTTTTCATGACGGCGGCGGGCCGCTTCGTGACCACGTATTTCCCGCTGTTCCTGCTCGGCGCCGTGTTCGGCAAGCTGATGGACGACAGCGGGTCCGCGCGGGCCATCGCCCACTGGATCGTCGAGAAGCTGGGAGCGGAACGCTCCATCCTGGCCGTGGTCCTGGCCTGCGGGATCCTGACCTATGGCGGCGTCTCGCTGTTCGTCGTGGCCTTCGCCGTCTACCCGATCGCCGTGGCCCTGTTCCGCGAGGCGCAGATCCCCAAGCGGCTGGTCCCCGGCGCCATCGCCCTGGGCTCCTTCACCTTCACCATGACGGCGCTGCCCGGCACCCCGGCGATCCAGAACCTGATCCCGATGCCCTATTTCGGCACCGACGCCTTCGCCGCCCCCGGCCTCGGCCTGCTGGCCGCCGCGATCATGCTGGTCGGCGGCACGGCCTGGCTGAGCTGGCGCCACCACCGCGCCCATGCCGCCGGCGAAGGGTACGGCACCCATCCCGACGATCCCCGCCCGGAACCGCGCGCCCGCTCCGTCGGCGCCATGGCGCTGGACCGGGACGAGGTCGCCGCCCCCGGAATCCTGATCGCCGTGCTGCCGATCGTGCTGGTGATCGCGCTGAACTACATCTTCACGAACTTCCTGATCCCGACCTGGGACACCGGCTACCTGGCCGACCCGAAATACGGCGCGACCACCGTCGCGAAGGTCCAGGGCACCTGGGCGATCATCATCGCCCTGATCGTCAGCAGCGTCGCCGTGGTGGCGCTCAACTGGCGGATTCTGCGCGACCGGGTCGCCACCTCGATCAACGAGGGCAGCATGGGCTCCCTGCTGCCGATCTTCAACACGGCGTCGGAGGTGGGCTACGGCGCGGTGATCGCGTCCCTCGCGGCCTTCACGATCCTGCGCGACTTCGTGCTCAACCTGTCGCCCGACAACCCGCTGATCTCGCTGGCGGTCGCGGTCAATGTGCTGGCCGGCGTCACCGGTTCCGCCTCGGGCGGCATGAGCATCGCGCTGGAGACACTCGGCAGCACCTATGCCCAGCTCGGCCAGGCGGCGGGCATCAGCCCGGAACTGCTGCACCGGATCACAGCGATCTCGTCCGGCGGCTTCGACGCCCTGCCCCACAACGGCGCCGTGATCACGCTGCTGGCGATCTGCAAGCTGACCCACCGCCAGTCCTATGTGGACATCATGATGGTCGCGGTCGTCATTCCGGTAACCTCGCTGATCGTCATCATCGCGCTGGGCACGATGTTCGGCTCGTTCTGA
- a CDS encoding sigma-54-dependent Fis family transcriptional regulator → MGLLSPAERLRQARIELQDRGIASPDLLAPEIRQSWDRCLEAGLEPHRSPELIYAAGTQLEEARERHETTRRLALAEMHNLYHQISGSNFMIALGDPGGMVLDTITDDTFRTTADAKNIRAGGLWGELHQGTNALGLAASLRAPVTVHGPEHFFTTYGGLTCNAAPIFGPTGEIAAVLDASSDCRSRQRHTMALVKMSVRQIENGLFREAHRDHLVLIFHTRAEYLRTLSAGLLAVDGEGRVLAANRQAQFFLQGLPASPGHHFAELFRTGFHRFLDEGHRRERVRLEDHEGSSYVVAIDNLRHACPIHARKDRGTPDRQVGFIAEDPAVKAALRQVSGAAARAVPILIRGATGTGKELMARHAHAASGRTGAFVPVNCAALPESLVEAELFGYADGAFTGARRGGARGLVIEADGGTLFLDEIGDMPLPVQGSLLRLLDDWTVRPVGGGARRKVDLQLVAATNVDLGEAVGAGRFRADLFYRLNTVEVELPPLAGRSDFDAIARRLLREIDPGCAIADAALAALAGRTWPGNIRELRGVLTRLAIAVGDQGVIDTCHVDPPRAAPAPASSTLERAVIDRVVATWEQTGGNVAETARRLGVTRNTVYKKLRQR, encoded by the coding sequence ATGGGACTGCTCTCGCCCGCGGAGCGCCTGAGGCAGGCGCGCATCGAACTCCAGGACCGGGGCATCGCTTCGCCGGACCTGCTCGCCCCGGAGATCCGGCAGTCCTGGGATCGCTGCCTGGAGGCGGGGCTGGAGCCGCACCGCTCGCCCGAGCTAATCTACGCCGCCGGTACCCAGCTGGAGGAGGCGCGCGAGCGGCACGAAACGACCCGCCGGCTGGCGCTGGCCGAGATGCATAACCTCTACCACCAGATCTCCGGCTCCAACTTCATGATCGCCCTGGGCGATCCCGGCGGCATGGTGCTGGACACCATCACCGACGATACTTTCCGCACCACGGCCGACGCCAAGAACATCCGGGCCGGGGGCCTGTGGGGCGAACTGCACCAGGGCACCAACGCCCTCGGCTTGGCGGCTTCCCTGCGGGCGCCGGTGACGGTCCACGGGCCGGAGCATTTCTTCACGACGTACGGCGGGCTGACCTGCAACGCGGCGCCGATCTTCGGCCCCACCGGCGAGATCGCCGCCGTGCTGGACGCGTCGAGCGACTGCAGGTCCCGGCAGCGCCACACCATGGCGCTGGTGAAGATGTCGGTCCGCCAGATCGAGAACGGGCTGTTCCGCGAGGCCCACCGCGACCATCTCGTCCTGATCTTCCACACCAGGGCCGAGTATCTGCGCACGCTGAGCGCCGGCCTGCTGGCGGTGGACGGGGAGGGCAGGGTGCTGGCGGCCAACCGGCAGGCGCAGTTCTTCCTCCAGGGGCTGCCGGCCAGTCCCGGGCATCATTTCGCGGAGCTGTTCCGGACCGGCTTCCACCGGTTCCTGGACGAGGGGCATCGCCGGGAGCGTGTGCGGCTGGAGGACCACGAGGGCAGCAGCTACGTCGTCGCGATCGACAATCTGCGCCATGCCTGTCCGATCCACGCGCGGAAGGACCGCGGGACGCCCGATCGCCAGGTCGGCTTCATCGCCGAGGATCCCGCCGTCAAGGCGGCGCTGCGGCAGGTCTCCGGTGCCGCGGCGCGGGCGGTGCCCATCCTGATCCGGGGCGCCACGGGAACCGGCAAGGAGCTGATGGCCCGCCATGCCCATGCCGCGAGCGGTCGCACCGGCGCCTTCGTCCCGGTCAATTGCGCGGCCCTGCCGGAGAGCCTGGTCGAGGCCGAACTGTTCGGCTACGCCGACGGCGCCTTCACGGGGGCGCGCCGCGGCGGCGCCCGCGGGCTGGTCATAGAGGCGGACGGCGGGACCCTGTTCCTGGACGAGATCGGCGACATGCCGCTGCCGGTGCAGGGAAGCCTGCTGCGGCTGCTCGACGACTGGACGGTCCGCCCGGTCGGCGGCGGGGCGAGGCGGAAGGTGGATCTTCAGCTCGTCGCCGCGACCAACGTGGATCTGGGGGAGGCGGTGGGCGCCGGGCGCTTCCGGGCCGACCTGTTCTACCGGCTCAACACGGTGGAGGTGGAATTGCCGCCGCTGGCCGGAAGGTCCGATTTCGACGCGATCGCCCGCCGGCTGCTGCGGGAGATCGATCCCGGCTGCGCCATCGCCGACGCGGCGCTGGCGGCGCTGGCCGGGCGGACCTGGCCCGGCAACATCCGCGAACTGCGCGGCGTGCTGACCAGGCTCGCCATCGCGGTCGGCGACCAGGGCGTGATCGACACCTGCCATGTCGACCCTCCCCGGGCCGCTCCGGCGCCGGCATCCTCGACGCTGGAGCGGGCGGTGATCGACCGCGTGGTGGCGACCTGGGAGCAGACCGGCGGCAACGTCGCCGAAACCGCCCGCCGCCTGGGCGTCACCCGCAACACGGTCTACAAGAAGCTCCGCCAGCGTTGA
- a CDS encoding NAD(P)-dependent alcohol dehydrogenase has translation MKAAVLYEFDPSLTSPQFVRYEEVPDPKIEKTTDVIVRIGGAGVCRTDLHIVEGIWRSKVDVQLPYIMGHENAGWVEEVGKGVEGIKVGDPVICHPLVTSGHCLACRRGDDMHATDSKFPGINANGGYAEYLLTGVRSLIKLPASLTPKDVAPYTDAGLTAYRAAKKASRHLLPGEYAVVIGVGGLGHIGVQVLAALCAAEIIAVDRSDMALGLAKECGAHHLVKSDGTEVEQILALTGGRGAEAVIDFVGEGDAVEKGLAMTRNAGFYYIVGYGGKVEIPTIEMITSEKTIVGNLVGTYPELVELMALADRGLVKLATREYRLEQANEALHDLHHGKVKGRAVLIP, from the coding sequence ATGAAGGCGGCCGTGCTCTACGAATTCGACCCGTCGCTCACCAGCCCGCAGTTCGTCCGGTACGAGGAGGTCCCCGATCCCAAGATCGAGAAGACCACCGACGTGATCGTGCGCATCGGCGGCGCCGGCGTCTGCCGGACCGACCTGCACATCGTGGAAGGGATCTGGCGCAGCAAGGTCGATGTACAGCTTCCCTACATCATGGGCCACGAGAACGCCGGCTGGGTCGAGGAGGTGGGCAAGGGCGTCGAGGGCATCAAGGTCGGCGACCCCGTCATCTGCCACCCGCTGGTGACCAGCGGTCATTGCCTGGCCTGCAGGCGCGGCGACGACATGCACGCGACCGACAGCAAGTTTCCAGGCATCAATGCCAACGGCGGCTATGCCGAGTACCTGCTGACCGGCGTGCGGTCCCTGATCAAGCTGCCGGCCAGCCTGACCCCCAAGGACGTCGCCCCCTATACCGACGCCGGCCTGACCGCCTACCGCGCCGCCAAGAAGGCGTCCCGCCACTTGCTTCCCGGCGAATACGCCGTCGTGATCGGCGTCGGCGGGCTGGGCCATATCGGCGTCCAGGTCCTCGCCGCACTGTGCGCCGCCGAGATCATCGCGGTGGACCGCTCCGACATGGCGCTTGGTTTGGCGAAGGAGTGCGGCGCCCATCACTTGGTGAAGTCCGACGGCACCGAGGTCGAACAGATCCTGGCCCTGACCGGCGGGCGCGGGGCCGAGGCGGTGATCGACTTCGTCGGCGAGGGCGACGCGGTCGAGAAGGGCCTCGCCATGACCCGCAACGCCGGCTTCTACTACATCGTCGGCTATGGCGGGAAAGTGGAGATCCCGACGATCGAGATGATCACGTCGGAGAAGACCATCGTCGGCAACCTGGTCGGCACATATCCCGAACTGGTCGAGCTGATGGCCCTGGCGGACCGCGGCCTGGTCAAGCTGGCGACCCGCGAATACCGGCTTGAGCAGGCCAACGAGGCGCTGCACGACCTGCACCACGGCAAGGTCAAGGGCCGTGCCGTCCTGATACCCTGA
- a CDS encoding CDGSH iron-sulfur domain-containing protein yields MGFEPEVAQAGPYEWEVEEGDLVLWCRCGRSATQPICDGSHAGTGISPMGWRAPGTGTVFLCGCKHTANAPLCDGHHNDL; encoded by the coding sequence ATGGGTTTCGAACCCGAGGTCGCCCAGGCCGGCCCGTACGAGTGGGAAGTCGAGGAAGGCGATCTGGTCTTGTGGTGCCGGTGCGGGCGCAGCGCCACCCAGCCGATCTGCGACGGCTCCCACGCCGGCACCGGGATCAGCCCGATGGGGTGGAGGGCGCCCGGCACCGGGACGGTCTTCCTGTGTGGCTGCAAGCATACCGCCAACGCACCGCTCTGCGACGGGCACCACAATGACCTCTGA
- a CDS encoding aromatic/alkene/methane monooxygenase hydroxylase/oxygenase subunit alpha, translating to MPDGLTLNKIIAQKGISIGEAARRVADLGWTPSYVQEAMTFPTDYKISKAPKDPMKQVLRSYFPMQEEKDNRVYGALDAALRGDMFRNVEPRWVEWMKLFLAIIPFPEISAARSMAMVGRLAPGDDLRTGFTMQMVDEFRHSTIQMNLKKWYMENYIDPAGFDITEAAFGKCYATTIGRQFGEAFVTGDAITAANIYLTVVAETAFTNTLFVAMPSEAARNGDYALPTVFLSVQSDESRHIGNGHSLLMSILNNPDNHQLLERDLKYAFWQNHAIVDAAIGTIIEYGTTNRDKNKESYAELWHRWIFEDYYRTYMLPLEKYGIKIHHDDVHEAFDRIVKKNYVHKVAQFFSAGWWANFWRIEAMTERDFEWFEHKYPGWYDEFGAWWENYAKLSKPGNPPITFVDTGYVYPHRCWSNLVPCLIREDMVVDEVDGQIYTYGHEVDRWTHKVAFQGEYEGRPTPAMGRFSGHREWESMYHGWDLADAIKDMGFVRPDGKTLIAQPHLSFDEKDMWTLDHVRGYEIKSPLITLREMTPEQREKHVAEYKKGFKVHRI from the coding sequence ATGCCTGACGGTTTGACGCTCAACAAGATCATCGCTCAGAAGGGCATCAGCATCGGCGAGGCGGCGCGCCGGGTCGCGGACTTGGGCTGGACGCCCTCCTATGTCCAGGAAGCCATGACCTTCCCGACCGACTACAAGATCTCCAAGGCGCCCAAGGACCCCATGAAGCAGGTCCTGCGGTCGTACTTCCCCATGCAGGAAGAGAAGGACAACAGGGTTTACGGCGCGCTCGACGCGGCGCTGCGCGGCGACATGTTCCGCAACGTGGAGCCCCGCTGGGTCGAATGGATGAAGCTGTTCCTGGCGATCATCCCCTTCCCCGAGATCTCGGCCGCGCGCTCCATGGCGATGGTCGGCCGGCTGGCGCCGGGCGATGACCTGCGCACCGGGTTCACCATGCAGATGGTCGACGAGTTCAGGCACTCGACCATCCAGATGAACCTGAAGAAGTGGTACATGGAGAACTACATCGACCCGGCCGGGTTCGACATCACCGAGGCCGCGTTCGGCAAGTGCTACGCCACCACCATCGGCCGGCAATTCGGCGAAGCCTTCGTGACCGGCGACGCGATCACCGCCGCCAACATCTACCTGACCGTCGTCGCCGAGACGGCCTTCACCAACACCCTGTTCGTCGCGATGCCGTCGGAAGCGGCTCGGAACGGCGACTACGCCCTGCCGACCGTGTTCCTGTCGGTCCAGTCGGACGAGAGCCGCCACATCGGCAACGGCCACTCGCTGCTGATGTCGATCCTCAACAACCCCGACAACCACCAGCTCCTGGAACGCGACCTGAAATACGCGTTCTGGCAGAACCACGCGATCGTCGACGCCGCTATCGGCACCATCATCGAGTACGGCACGACCAACCGCGACAAGAACAAGGAGAGCTACGCGGAACTGTGGCACCGCTGGATCTTCGAGGACTATTACCGGACCTACATGCTGCCGCTGGAGAAGTACGGCATCAAGATCCACCACGACGACGTCCACGAGGCGTTCGACCGAATCGTCAAGAAGAACTACGTCCACAAGGTCGCCCAGTTCTTCTCCGCCGGCTGGTGGGCCAACTTCTGGCGCATCGAGGCCATGACCGAGCGGGACTTCGAGTGGTTCGAGCACAAGTATCCCGGCTGGTATGACGAGTTCGGCGCATGGTGGGAGAACTACGCCAAGCTCAGCAAGCCCGGCAACCCGCCGATCACCTTCGTGGACACCGGCTACGTCTATCCGCACCGCTGCTGGTCCAACCTGGTGCCCTGCCTGATCCGCGAGGACATGGTCGTGGACGAGGTGGACGGCCAGATCTACACCTACGGCCACGAGGTGGACCGCTGGACCCACAAGGTCGCCTTCCAGGGCGAGTACGAGGGTCGGCCGACCCCCGCCATGGGCCGTTTCAGCGGCCATCGCGAGTGGGAGAGCATGTACCATGGCTGGGACCTGGCCGACGCGATCAAGGACATGGGCTTCGTCCGCCCCGACGGTAAGACCCTGATCGCCCAGCCCCACCTGTCGTTCGACGAGAAGGACATGTGGACCCTGGACCATGTGCGCGGCTACGAGATCAAGAGCCCCCTGATCACGCTCCGCGAGATGACCCCCGAACAGCGCGAGAAGCACGTCGCCGAGTACAAGAAGGGCTTCAAGGTCCATCGGATCTGA
- a CDS encoding NADH:ubiquinone reductase (Na(+)-transporting) subunit F, giving the protein MTQNPLAARAVHTVLLQPAGIEMEVEEGETVLDAAFRQGISLMHGCKEGQCSSCKSVLIDGDVELLKYSTFALSEMDRDTNHILLCRTLAYSDIEVELLNYDEDLLSRSIAVKDFAARLTAIVPLTHDIFRLELEIEQPLKFWAGQYVDITIPGKGITRSFSMANPPSDPHRPHFIIRKYPQGAFSAQLDGSLKAGDSLMLRGPFGTCLRRENRSGPMVLVGGGSGMSPLWSILQDQIGCGEPARPIRFFYGARQTRDLFYLDRFAELAERLPDFRFIPALSDAAPDDGWTGETGFIHEVVRRHLGALGDASDIDVYSCGPPPMIDALLPVLQIGGVEPDRIYFDKFTPALR; this is encoded by the coding sequence ATGACCCAGAACCCGTTGGCCGCCCGCGCGGTCCACACGGTCCTGCTGCAGCCCGCCGGCATCGAAATGGAAGTCGAGGAAGGGGAAACCGTTCTCGATGCGGCGTTCCGCCAGGGCATCTCGCTGATGCACGGCTGCAAGGAAGGACAATGCTCCAGCTGCAAATCGGTGCTGATCGACGGTGACGTCGAACTGCTGAAATACTCCACCTTTGCGCTGTCCGAGATGGACCGCGACACCAACCACATCCTGCTCTGCCGCACGCTGGCCTACAGCGACATAGAAGTCGAGCTGCTGAACTACGACGAGGACCTGCTGTCCCGCTCGATCGCGGTGAAGGACTTCGCGGCCCGACTGACCGCCATCGTCCCGCTGACCCACGACATCTTCCGCCTGGAACTGGAGATCGAGCAGCCGCTGAAGTTCTGGGCCGGCCAGTACGTGGACATCACCATCCCGGGCAAGGGCATCACGCGCTCCTTCTCCATGGCGAACCCGCCGAGCGACCCGCACCGCCCCCATTTCATCATCAGGAAATACCCCCAGGGCGCCTTCTCGGCCCAGCTCGACGGCAGCCTGAAAGCCGGCGACAGCCTGATGCTGCGCGGCCCCTTCGGCACCTGCCTGCGGCGCGAGAACCGTTCCGGCCCGATGGTGCTGGTGGGCGGCGGCTCGGGCATGTCGCCCCTGTGGTCGATCCTCCAGGACCAGATCGGATGCGGCGAGCCCGCCCGGCCGATCCGCTTCTTCTACGGGGCCCGGCAGACCCGCGACCTCTTTTACCTCGACCGTTTCGCGGAGCTGGCCGAACGCCTGCCCGACTTCCGCTTCATACCGGCGCTGTCCGACGCGGCGCCCGACGACGGCTGGACGGGCGAGACCGGCTTCATCCACGAGGTGGTACGCCGGCATCTCGGCGCCCTCGGCGACGCCTCCGACATCGACGTCTATTCCTGCGGCCCGCCGCCGATGATCGACGCCCTGCTGCCGGTGCTCCAGATCGGCGGCGTCGAACCGGACCGCATCTATTTCGACAAGTTCACGCCGGCCCTTCGGTAA
- a CDS encoding aromatic/alkene monooxygenase hydroxylase subunit beta, whose translation MTAQVQETEVKSGAAGAKKFPGWDSRKYNYYEPKGRKATHYEDMTVDVQPDPERYLLQNWIISFADGTPTYYKGWTKLQSSDWHKFRAPDQEWERTHYQRQSTIEGMIKNVVDNARKSGAPSRFDPRWVKILQDHVGAYKHAEYGLGKATMHAQRYGYTQMVNNAILTNSSYKLRFAQDLTLYLSEIGMDLPVFDATAGKTHWLEDPVWQGVREATEAVMGAEDYLEQYFATNVVFEPLVAELFRSGFVMQLAAAQNDFATPAVVSAAEADYEQNLANTVELFHLLAQDPEHGEANRKVMEGWLEKHGALCVKAANQLQPVWSQPRVKAAQFTDAFAASSNRLRAICAEIGIEVPAAVAIAPAAAPAQPAADA comes from the coding sequence ATGACGGCACAGGTTCAGGAAACCGAAGTCAAGTCCGGCGCCGCCGGCGCGAAGAAGTTCCCGGGATGGGACAGCCGCAAATACAATTATTATGAACCGAAGGGCCGCAAGGCGACCCATTACGAGGACATGACGGTAGACGTCCAGCCGGACCCCGAGCGCTACCTGCTCCAGAACTGGATCATCTCCTTCGCCGACGGGACGCCGACCTACTACAAGGGCTGGACCAAGCTCCAGTCGTCGGACTGGCACAAGTTCCGCGCGCCCGACCAGGAGTGGGAGCGGACCCATTACCAGCGCCAGTCCACCATCGAGGGCATGATCAAGAACGTCGTGGACAATGCCCGCAAGTCGGGCGCCCCGTCGCGCTTCGATCCCCGCTGGGTCAAGATCCTCCAGGATCATGTCGGCGCCTACAAGCATGCGGAGTACGGGTTGGGCAAGGCGACCATGCATGCCCAGCGCTACGGCTACACGCAGATGGTCAACAACGCCATCCTGACCAACTCGTCCTACAAGCTTCGCTTCGCCCAGGACCTGACGCTGTACCTGAGCGAGATCGGCATGGACCTGCCCGTGTTCGACGCGACCGCCGGCAAGACCCACTGGCTCGAAGACCCGGTCTGGCAGGGCGTGCGCGAGGCGACCGAGGCCGTGATGGGCGCCGAGGATTACCTGGAGCAGTATTTCGCGACCAACGTCGTGTTCGAGCCCCTGGTCGCCGAACTGTTCCGCAGCGGCTTCGTCATGCAGCTGGCCGCCGCCCAGAACGATTTCGCGACCCCGGCCGTGGTGTCGGCGGCCGAGGCCGACTACGAGCAGAACCTCGCCAATACGGTCGAGCTGTTCCACCTGCTGGCCCAGGACCCCGAGCACGGCGAGGCGAACCGCAAGGTCATGGAAGGCTGGCTGGAGAAGCACGGCGCCCTCTGCGTCAAGGCGGCGAACCAGCTGCAGCCGGTCTGGTCGCAGCCGCGCGTCAAGGCGGCCCAGTTCACCGACGCCTTCGCGGCCTCGTCCAACCGCCTGAGGGCCATCTGTGCCGAAATCGGCATCGAAGTGCCCGCCGCCGTCGCGATCGCGCCGGCCGCCGCCCCCGCCCAGCCGGCCGCCGACGCCTGA
- a CDS encoding MmoB/DmpM family protein has protein sequence MSVAHDFNIFKPMQDLTFEHTISHQCGVTMNDSVEARCIAEVMENKPGIKVTYMPAMIRIDGEGKMEFKMDEISEALGREMTPHLFEISTSTHYGRMVMIDDNTVVLFGNMDDALEYT, from the coding sequence ATGAGCGTCGCCCATGACTTCAACATCTTCAAGCCCATGCAGGACCTGACCTTCGAGCACACGATCTCGCACCAGTGCGGCGTCACCATGAACGACAGCGTCGAGGCGCGCTGCATCGCCGAGGTGATGGAGAACAAGCCGGGCATCAAGGTGACCTACATGCCGGCCATGATCCGCATCGACGGCGAAGGCAAGATGGAATTCAAGATGGACGAGATCAGCGAGGCGCTGGGCCGCGAGATGACCCCGCACCTGTTCGAGATCTCCACCTCCACCCACTACGGCCGCATGGTCATGATCGACGACAACACGGTCGTGTTGTTCGGCAACATGGACGACGCGCTCGAATACACCTGA
- a CDS encoding amidohydrolase family protein, protein MFKTAEGEEIFIIDGHTHLWDGSKENQKNIHGGQFIDCFYGYHTALSPKEYVWPKEKFDKYGAETMYNDLFVEGYDDMAIFQPTYLKDFYVNGFNTTEQNAVLKEKYPDRFILNGAWDPRDGEAGIEALHELVEKYKIQGVKLYTAEWKGASKGWKLTDEWAQRYMAECVKLGVKNIHVHKGPTILPLNRDAFDVADIDDAATSFPELNFIVEHCGLPRLDDFCWIAVQEPNVYGGLAVALPFIHSRPDYFNQVISELLFWLGPDRLLYGSDYAIWSPKWMVEKFMAHELPDTIKKDKGVDLDLDAKRKILGLNAAKLYGIDVPAHKAKLSGTAPARAEEQTMAQVAEVLGD, encoded by the coding sequence ATGTTCAAGACGGCGGAAGGCGAGGAAATCTTCATCATCGACGGCCATACCCACCTGTGGGACGGCAGCAAGGAGAACCAGAAGAACATCCATGGCGGACAGTTCATCGACTGCTTCTACGGCTACCATACCGCGCTCAGCCCCAAGGAGTATGTCTGGCCCAAGGAGAAGTTCGACAAGTACGGCGCGGAGACCATGTACAACGACCTGTTCGTCGAAGGCTACGACGACATGGCGATCTTCCAGCCCACATACCTGAAGGACTTCTACGTCAACGGCTTCAACACGACCGAGCAGAACGCCGTCCTCAAGGAGAAGTATCCCGACCGCTTCATCCTCAACGGCGCCTGGGATCCGCGCGACGGCGAAGCGGGCATCGAGGCGCTGCACGAACTGGTCGAGAAGTACAAGATCCAGGGCGTCAAGCTCTACACCGCGGAGTGGAAGGGTGCCAGCAAGGGCTGGAAGTTGACCGACGAGTGGGCGCAGCGCTACATGGCCGAATGCGTCAAGCTGGGCGTGAAGAACATCCACGTCCACAAGGGGCCGACCATCCTGCCCCTGAACCGCGACGCCTTCGACGTGGCCGACATCGACGACGCGGCGACCAGCTTCCCCGAGCTGAACTTCATCGTCGAGCATTGCGGCCTGCCCCGCCTGGACGATTTCTGCTGGATCGCCGTGCAGGAGCCGAACGTCTATGGCGGGCTGGCGGTAGCCCTGCCCTTCATCCACAGCCGGCCCGATTATTTCAACCAGGTCATTTCCGAGCTGCTGTTCTGGCTCGGCCCCGACCGGCTGCTCTACGGCAGCGACTACGCGATCTGGTCGCCCAAGTGGATGGTCGAGAAGTTCATGGCGCACGAACTTCCCGACACTATCAAGAAGGACAAGGGCGTTGACCTCGACCTGGACGCCAAGCGCAAGATCCTCGGGCTCAACGCCGCGAAGCTCTACGGCATCGACGTGCCGGCCCACAAGGCCAAGCTGAGCGGCACCGCGCCGGCCCGCGCGGAGGAGCAGACCATGGCGCAGGTCGCCGAAGTCCTGGGAGACTGA